The genomic interval TCaagttagcgcagtggttagcgcactcgcttctcacttAGGCGACCcgagttcgattcccggctcgggcgcatgtgagtttggttgtggtcaccaagccggacaagtgggttctCCGGTTCCCCCCacaatacaagaccacactctcgcgtgaAATCGgaccaacgagagtgattaatataatgttgtaataacttgtttcacaatcgttgtaaatatgtttaaactaatgtaCTTCGAtgcaatttcaatgaaaacagtCGCTGAAATTAgactatatttgtttaacatttgtattgaatgagctaaatatttcatactttcataaaattatatgtacatgtcTTTGTATTCAAATTAGGTGTACAAAGACTGCGTTACTACTGCTATGGACGAATTGAGAGGCACGGGTCGTCCTACAGAGCCAGTCGAGCCATGCTCAACTGACTTTCAGCATGCACATTACACGTTCGACTTTGCTCAGAATTTGTGCCTGCCACATCACAGTCGCCAGATGGGACCTATGTACTTTGTCACTCCTAGGTAATAAGTCAAATATTTTCGTTTagaagcattattttttaatgactCTGACCTTTGCgcctaaataagtgttttcaccCGTTTTTATGTGACAATATCGTATCTCTAAATAGTTGATTTCCGAAAACAGATTCTGACTATTTAACAAGATGTTAAATACATCTATTTACAGAAAAGTTCATTTATTCGGGTTTCGGGACGACGCCCTTCCGATTCAGTATAATTTTCTAATCGACGAAGCCGAGACTATGATGCAGGATGGAGGTGGCATTCACGGGCCAGATGCTGTAATTTCGCTCGTGGATTACGCTCTGACAGAGTTTGGGCACGGGGAGCGAGTGACTACTCTTCATGCGGACAATTGTGGCGGtaattaaagctgcaatctcacagatatGCCAATAgttcaactgttttattttttgtttttgtaattgattgctgacaaataatcagatctctgattttcatatttccgttcgaaaatcaatgttacatggcttaaactgttattaACGGGTTAcgaaaattgcataaaatatcaatctttgaacttcaatatattttagtaaTGAGTATAATTGGTTATTtctaaaacttaataattttcaGGACAAAACAAAAACCGCTACCTGCTAGCGTACTTCTGCTGGAGGACCATGATCGGCCTTAACGAGGAGATACGCTATTTGATGCAGGTAGCAGGTCATGCCAGGTGCATAATAGACGCTGTGTTCGGGCGAATCAAGGCGCTTTACAGGCGAACGGACTGTGAAACCTTGAGCGACCTAGGTTAGTTAAAAAGAAGTATTCTCATTCAACAAAAACAGCAGActgatttaagtttatttaaatcaaatgattgAACAAAAACATCGAAATTATATCGTGAATGTGGTaatttttattaatcattttcagaaaacgttGTTGCATCTTCTTCAACTACAAATGAGGCTGTCCTTTACAAGAAACCTGACGGGACCTCGAGGTTTGAATGGCGGGAATGGAAGACATTTCTTGGGGAACAGTTTCGTGCACTAAAAGGAATACGGTCATATCAGCAGTTCCGATTCACCTCTGAGTCGCCTGGCatcatttttttgaagaaaGGAGAAGACAACGAGGAGACGAGCTACTGTGTGTTCCGTGGTGGAAATGTATTGTCAAGTAGACCGCAGGAAGTCCAAGCTGCTGGTTTAAGCCGCGAGCGCCAGGCATACTTGGCAACTCACGTGCGAAAATACTTGCGGGCGAAGAACAAGGACACAACATGTCCGCTTTCTGAGGAATAGTGCCAAGTGTCTGACATCACTGAATAAGTGGACATATTTTGCGTGTGAATTGCTATTGTGCtgttgtttgttgttaaaatacagaTTGTAACGTTTATGTACACATAGTTATTGAACattgataatttaatgtttttttgtttttttttaaatgctaaagACGATGGCTTGAAAACACACTTCAAGATACTCTGCGAAACATATAGGGACTGTTTTATATCATATGGGTATACAGCGTTTATTAAGGTAATATCACTACGGGAGATCCTTCAATacgttttatcaaatatcagaataattatattaattaatagaaaatttaccaaaaattgttgaaaaataagCCAGCGatattttcattctaaataGCAGTCCTCGTTGCCATGGTTACATCAACATTTATGCAGTGTTTGTGCAGTTACCGAAATACTTTTCTATTGTTACCATTCagttaaagtttcatttttttaccaataattGCATGACAGTAAACTAGCAAATGATTATATGTcttcgtttttgttttgttcaacgTTCCAAGATCGGCATGGTGATGGtctttgatattgaaattaagcattaaaaaaatatgcatttcaatTTAGTTGGTATTTTTAGAACACACAGAAATTGTACtttgtatttttgcaaaaaaaatatttttgataaaatatgcgATAAGGGTCGTTTTCACAGGCCGGCGGTCTGATATTTGATAACTTTCCGTTTGGCATTACATGACTGTGatacaaattgtagcaggtcgataGCCTTTTAACGTTTTACGCCATTTAATTTGAGtggtaaaaatgtataatatgcatttattaagGTTAAAAGGTTGTAAGTAAGTGCTTACACAAGATTATGGTTTAATGCGacacacattttataaacacaagGATAAAATAAGAATCTCAATAAAAATTGTCAAGACaattaaaacatagaaaatatactcATGAAATAActaaatccccccccccccccctacaaacaaaatgcttgtaggataaaatgaatgattcatttaaaacattataaatttatatttaacgcctaattagcatttaattgcatcatgTTATGATTCATATTTTTTCCGGGTTTTGACAACTTCGCAGAGGGAGTACCCCTGTCCGAAAACGATGACCCACATTCTATTCTAAACGACACTGTACATGCAGATATTATCATTCATCGGCCGAAGCAAAATCGAAACACAGGTATATAggattctgctttttatattacGTTCTGTAACTCgcagataattaaataattgcttattttataatttcaatcgCGTTATATTACGTAAAATGCAGTTTATtcgaactatattaaccgcataacatagaTTGAAAACTCATTACAGCGTTATTTATAGCAAGCTTATTAATAAGCAGTAGCTTTTGCCctcgaggtattttcgatgcgaatgtaaatgtaaattaggccggtgaccaccgcagttctaaccgcgctggggttgatacgaccgtgcgcgcattaattagccaaaagttaaaaatgttatgtcgaatTGCCGATGCGATTTCAGgaatacggttataaaagtatGCAGGCCTAGCTGCCTACAGCCTTATTAAGAATATACGAACTACCAGAATGCACCTGATTGCACCATggtaaacaatgtttagaagTGGAGGCAAACACATTCACGAATAGAGGAAGAGCTACGCTCCTGACTATGGCTGTAAACCGAACACTAATTTATTCTTATTGGCATGCTgttgtacgtgtgtgtgtggtcTTAACTAGGATCAGGGCCTGTCCCAAAATGTCAGGCCCAAGTATTGGTGGTTGAGTGCGGGACGCGATGTTTACTCTTCCGAGGAGcctcaatgtttttttttcaatgccaattgaacaacatgataaaatattagcTTTGTTGTCATAAGTGCCCAAGCTGTCCCTGGTCAAAGCATGCCTTGGCCTTCGTTTATAAcgtctgaagtaaaaaaaaacaacacttttttcatttgaaacagcAAGGCACAGACCCTTGAAATAAGATCTTAACCATTATGTAATGGTGCTCAacacagtttgttcaaattaagtttTTGCTGTCCGGACTGGCCCAGTGTGGCACAAGGTTTTCAATATACTTTGTCTTACTTTACAAATCTTCTTTGCCCGAATTCAAGACATctactctcactcacactccaaccacattcctgTAAGAGAAACTCAAGTAACCAATTGATTGGAAAAAGGgaagtgacactcaagtgatctggccccgatttctccaaactttttaagtcccttataacaggattaagctaatctcattattgtttgttttcaatttattgcattatattaacttctttcagatattttatactttaaataaaaattatctctatgataatcacaatacaccattgttcatttataaaaaatcaatttaagtcagtatttaagctaaataaaataagctacttaagcctgttaagcttaagaagtctCAAGAAAATTGGGCCTGTTCATATCCACATGCCTCGCttacactccacttcatcaagtgaccaatacggtacaaatacattatgttttaatgatcatatcggattatctgctTCACTATCATGGTGGTGTTTATAGTATACGATGTAAACATATGTGATTTGAGTACCTTTTTGTCAGTTATTgcgacaaacaaatgacaattaaaattattattcttaaaatgaaacttaccttttaaaacagttcgctaataaaaaataaaattttggaTTGTAAATAACAGTTCTAAAATTCGTTAAAATGCATGGTTTCTGTTtcctgttgtttttaaaatataaccgTTTTCAATTGTATCACGTGATTTGAACATATTCGTATATAATCGTAATGTAATTTAGTCTGCATGAAGTGGGCTAagcgtttgaaaataaattaaagatggAAGTTGAATGcactttataaaaaagcacatGGATATAAAAGGCGAATTCATCTACTtcttaagaaaaataacaactcGGACAGAAAGCAACTCAAGAAATGTAGGAAAACTAAGATTCGTATAATGATGACAGAAGcaatagtaataatattaataataataataaaaataataattgtcattattattattattattattattattattattattattttattattattattattattgtttctgtCATCATTAGCCGATCCGATTATAacgtcgctaggccgcttacttcacacCACTAAGCCGCTATTTTCACGTACATAATGCTGTTTTTATTGCAGTCATCGATGAATTACAACCATCAAGTTTTCAAGGCGGTCAAGATCagcataaaacaaaacatatatgtgAATGGTGCATCCTTCTGAAAATTGATGTCTTCACAGATGTCACgtttttaagtacatgtactcCAATGGACTGTCCCGGTCTATCGAATATTGTTTGGGAACGATCATGCCCCATAGTCGTtccaaatttattaaatatttcatctttacTGCTTGTCATGTACATTATGGGTGGTCTAGTCGTGCACTTACTAATGTCCCGCACACAAAACACTTACGTGTTACTCATTTCTGAGCCGttattacagaggattaactcattgtgTGTGGGCGAGATTGGTTTATCTGAATTCGGCCCTTTATTTCCGAGTCCAGTCTTAGaccaaaattgtcaaaattatgcACCTAGAAAAAAAGCTGACCAGGCACATTGGCTTGTATTCATGAAAATCTTATGACCATTAATATTCTTCACTTTGAAATGACATATGTGTGGATTTGACtgaataagttttataaatggcACCCAAATATATCTCATATAAATTCACAAGGCCACTTGAACCGACCTCGGAGGATTAGATGTAAATACAAACCGAATGAGTCTGAGtgttaaatatacatgacaAGGAGAAACTATCAGCTATTTGGAAATATAAGTGACCTGAAAATACTGGGCTACATGATGTACATGCACTGGACTtctataaaaatcaaattttcaaaaggatgcgcatatcacataattgttttgtttcgtaCTGATTATGAACGCCCAGCAAATCTGATTTTCGCAATACATCCCTTGATGCAAGAATAGGCAGCTAGCTATAAGttcgtgaagttagcagccgaGCGGCCGTGCGGCGCGAAATTGCGCGAATTAGGGTCCTATCAGCATAGATTTGTTCTCTATTCAATGAAATTGAACATCCGTTTTGGggaaaaaacaatgataaatcaaagcaTGTTTATTCATAGATAAacagaaatcatttttatatgagcTTTCCcctttaacaattttttttttccaaaaacttCAACACTCTGAAGCgagtataaaaatattcaatcaacCAGTCCAGCTAGGGAAGATGCTGGTATTCGCTAAAGGATATTGATTTGTGAAAAGGAACATTagatttatcaatgttttagaagaaaacgcaaataaaataattaggaAGCAATTTAAGCCGCTAGGCTGTCTGGTCGCCAGGCCGCTTGCTTCAAGCAGCTTGGCCGAAATGCCGATAGGCCGCTAACATCACGTACATTGCAGCTTTGAGGTTTTAcgcatttttattattcagaGTGTGGTCAGGGAATTGATATGCATTTCATAGCGAACAGTCAGTTgaattattattcttataagtagtagtaatataataattgttaatatcattaatattatgattagttagtagtagtagtagtagcagtagataatttaaaaaaatcctacaTCACTTGAGTTGTTATTCACTCCGAGGTGTAATTTTACAACCCGAAATAGATTAATTCGCTATTTCTGTCCATGtgcttttctttattaagtgtttccgacttaacattttgtgttttaacattaaagacCGGtttttgctaaacaaacacaaaaacaattatgtacGAAAACACATTTAGATAAggtgataaaatgaaaatagactATTTTATCTTctccttttttaaatcaatattcatgtattaagaTTGATTAATTTGTACTGTGATTTAAGGTATTTTTCAGATCAATATACAGCAGTCGTACCTGGTTGACAATACGTTTAATATCAGTTTAATTCTAAACTAACTTAGTTACATAACATCGATGTTGCACGGATGATCTTAACAAGCGAAGTTCTAAAATATAATCCGACTGTAGAAATAATGGCACAGTCATACTGTTATCGTGACGTGATATTATGACATGCGTAATCAAGTAGATAAACagctattaacttattttttttaaaaatatacagttCATGTTGACCGCAAAGTCAGTATTATCTATTATATCGCCTCaatcaataaagatatttggGTCCAGcttataagtaattaattgtatattattattattattattattattattattattattattattattattattattttttgattgtttaattgttgtttgtttgtttgtttgttcattcgttcgttcgttcgtccgttGCTCGTTCGTgccttcattcattcattcgttcgttcgttcgttcgttcgttcgttcgttcatcgttcattcattcgttcattcgttcattcatgcgttcattcattcattcattcattcattcattcattcattcattcattcattcattcattcattcattcattcattcattcattcattcattcattcattcattcattcattcattcattcattcattcaatcattcattcattcattcattcattcattcattcattcaatcagtTACTCAGTCACTCAGTCACTCAGTCACTCAGTCACTCACACTCGATCACTCgatcactcactcactcactcactcactcactcactcactcactcactcactcactcactcactcactcactcactcactcactcactcactcactcactcactcactcactcactcactcactcactcactcactcactcactcactcactcactcactcactcactcactcactcactcactcactcactcactcactcactcactcactcactcactcactcactcactcactcactcactcactcactcactcactcactcactcactcactcactcactcactcactcactcactcactcactcactcactcactcactcactcactcactcactcactcactcactcactcactcactcactcactcactcatcactcactcactcactccctccctccctccctcactcactcactcactcactcactcactcactcactcactcactcactcactcactcactcactcactcactcactcactcactcactcactcactcacccacTCATTCATCCCAATAAAGCCATCCGGACAAATTACACATTAATCAATGTAACACAGACCAATCATTTATTAGAAATATGAACGCACGCGCAAATCACACTCTCACGCActcgcacacgcacacgcgcacacgcacacacgcacacgcattACTCTACTTTGTATCGatccatcattatcatcatttatGCACACAAATTGGGGATATTCATTAATAGACAGTCACACATAAAacgtatttaaaacagtttatcggtcgattaaaaaacatataatattatgtagtTAACTATACGTAACTcgttaatatgtataaaacagaatttacaaacaaaaaactcaTTCTTATTTCAGCTCTGTTGCAactgaaataaatcatttcttaCAAGTTGTTAGAATTAGTATGTTTACCTCCAAAAAAATCCAAACTGCAGAAGGCACGTATGTGTTTCTTGTATCGTTTTGCTTGCCCCAAATGAGCGATATCTTGTCTTAAAGATTAAAAGTGAGCTAACACGATTACAGACTTTTTGTAAACGTGTACATGAGACATAAAAATGCGTAACGAGTCCGTTTATTAAACGTCAAAgtaaaacatagtttaaatactTCGTGGATATGCATCGCAAGCTTTAACAATTTGATGTATGTCGTTCAAAtactaaattaaatgttttaaagacttatttctaaaattatatattttaataattgatgtttaagaatttcgttAATAACTTATTCAAATGCTATGATATTTCCATCCGGATAGGGAAATAAACTGTCTGCATTCGGATTATAggatttgttttgatcatgcAATTATACATTGGGTATGTATTCAGTCTCATTCATCAGtggttttataatgatatttctaaCGCATAGAATCATCACTCGAGTGGAGAGATAAGGTTGGTTTAAGCCGATTAAGAATAGTTCGTTCTCAAGAGGTTTAACACGTTCTCAAAGgcagataaacaaatatctgctattgatatctactgtataaacatacacttggTCGTATCCTTTCAATCTTTAAGATGCTGGTACAGATAGGTAGACacatttagcagttagtttcctgcttcgagagtaattgcaaatatcaggataattatattgtattaatttggATTTACTGTTATAGTATTATTGatggcatttttaaataaaccaaattGACAATACTATTATCATATGCTATATTAAAAGGGTTATTTTTGTCTATAATAACAAAGTGTTTTtccttaaataagaaaatgtctgTATAATAATGCTTTGGGTAAAATCTTTAACAATAAGGCATTAAATTTCACTGAAATAGTCGCAACTTCTTGCATCAGCCAAGCCTGGTCTGGCCTGGCatttaaagatgaatggttaaaggatatatatatacaagcgCCACATGTAACAAGTTTCTTCGAAATCCTCAAGACAACTAAAGCAGTAATTCAAACTAAATTCATGATGCACGTACATTACGTATCTGCAATAAGCTAAGTCGACAACACATAAGAATCAATTATTACTAATATCTTCTTTAAATCAACTTGAGTGTTTCGTTGCTTGttccaaaatcatattttcatttaagctTTATAATTACTTAGCATCGCATGAAAGTGAGTATCtgaagaatgttttaaaaatgcagtcaactAGTTAATCAAAGTATCTGAGGTACCCTCCATGTGTGAACGACATCAACCTTAAATAGGCTCTATTTTAATCAAGTGAAGATAACTGCTAAACATGTAAAAGATAATAACCGCAACCAGAAGCCAATAACTAGAATGGATAAGCCGAAATACAAAGTATAACCACGGTATTAGGAAGTAATATCACCATAGCAgctaatcagaaaaaaatgcacttagACTGTTAAATGGTGAAATgctaaataacatttaaaatattagatatatctgcttaatttgtttacgcccatgtcatttttcagaaatagcgaTACGGGTAACGGtgtaagttcatgttttatataattaaacgAAAAAGGTCTTTATATGCAAAGTTTAAGATTAAAACTACTAAATGAAGGTGATGCGACGAACAAAGACCAGGTTCTGGTACAAAGGGGACATTTAGGGCTACAATCTGATACAAGCCAAGCTATTATGCAAGTATGTGGACTCTGTGGGGGGGAGCGGATTAAATAATACTCGGGTATAGTAATACTTAAGTCagaaagtaagtaagtaagtttgACATTGACATGTGCACAACACAAAtgatattcacaaaacaataagtcaccttaatgttaacatttctcaAGCACTGGAACATATAttaacttatataattatgtaagtcGCGGTCCTGTTTCTCTTAAGCAAATAGTGTGaactattaaaaattaaaagtacTCATAAAGATTTCCAGAATACCGAACAGTTAATGTGTTAATCTAACTTCCTTCAGTAAATGAGGATACTTGGTCGGTTATACAATGttgaaacatatacatgtttgatacaaaattaaatgacacAAGACATActaatacaagtataaatgctATGCATACAGTGTACTTTTTCTTAGAGCATAAGCTTTCACATTATTCCAATAACTACCTCATTTTTTAGGTCACTAAAAACGCTAATTTTTCGATGTCAGTAAGATAAATGAAATGATCTTCAGAAAGCACAGGACCGATgcatgaaattattgtattagTATACAATGAGCACTTTAATACAGAATGACACTCATTTTCAACCTCTTGGGCTTCGCATAGTCTACAAAATCTTGCATCCAAACGTTCACCTAGATAGATACCGCCCAGTTTCTATTCTTAAAGGTAATATACCAGTACGTGTTTGGGCCAGCAAAGAACGTTCATTTTTGGTCAGGCCTAAGTCCAAATAGCTTTCGTATTTAAAGTATCGCTTTAATACCGTATACGTTCTTAATTTCGACATAGATTAGACCCCTcttgacaaaatgtttatatagtgGTTTGTTATTGAAACTGTCTATGTGTGTCACGATCTTCTGAAACTCGCTTTACCAATTACAAGTTCACCTGTTATAGTCCATTTAAAACACCTGGGTGCACAGTCCGTTTAGGTTCATGAGCAGGAGCCTATTCCAGAGGCGCAGCATGTTAATCCAACGTCTATTACGGGTTAGGATATAAGCCAGTGTTGCCAGTAAGCGCGGAAACAGGGGCGAATCTATGTACGCCAAGGGCATATCTTATCAACGGTTTTGGACATTGTGTGAGAATTGGAACTGCTTGAATCTCCATACTGAGGTCCAGTAATATACAGGTACAACACAAGAATTATACAACTTAATTCTCGTATGGCCTGAAACCAATGTCTTTTAGTTTATGCCCTTTGTGCCATtgcatgtgaaaataaaatcgcCTTTGTCATGGAAAATTACTCCGaggtatttatatttgttaacaaattcaAGTTCACTTTCGCCAATTCGAAATGAGTGTTGAATTCGCTGTGTGCGGCCTTTCCGGAAGTTCATGTATTTCGACTTAGACGTATTGACAACGACACGCCAACGTGTATAGTAACTGTTGAGGCTTCAAGCATGTTTTGCTACTTTTCTTCGGTGTCATTAACACTATATCGTCAGCTTACATGAGGATACAAATTTGACTGTCCCCGATAGCGATGCCACATCTTCGGAAGTTGATTTCCTTAACGAGAACATTggcaaaaaatgcaaaaagcgTCGGTGACAATGTGCAACCTTGTTTCACACCAGTGACACAATAAAACCAGTCCGTTTTCGAAGTGTTAAACCGGACACAAGATAGAGAATTTGCGTAAACATTctttactgaaatataaaacttctcatatattttgttaagtaGTAGTTTGTATAAGAGCATGTCCCTGTGAATGTTACCAAAACAGCGTCGCAAGTCGACGTAcgttgaaaatgcatttttgttgttctatataaCACTATTAGGCTTGTAAACATGATCTTCA from Mya arenaria isolate MELC-2E11 chromosome 7, ASM2691426v1 carries:
- the LOC128241128 gene encoding uncharacterized protein LOC128241128, with protein sequence MPAAPRGRANDAPVFLHSSTTKMKMHKLYEKSCNEAATKCIKYRTFCRLWHELCPNIKIATPQEDVCVTCEMSRKGVADATTDDEKLAAASALEKHINATRKEHKVYKDCVTTAMDELRGTGRPTEPVEPCSTDFQHAHYTFDFAQNLCLPHHSRQMGPMYFVTPRKVHLFGFRDDALPIQYNFLIDEAETMMQDGGGIHGPDAVISLVDYALTEFGHGERVTTLHADNCGGQNKNRYLLAYFCWRTMIGLNEEIRYLMQVAGHARCIIDAVFGRIKALYRRTDCETLSDLENVVASSSTTNEAVLYKKPDGTSRFEWREWKTFLGEQFRALKGIRSYQQFRFTSESPGIIFLKKGEDNEETSYCVFRGGNVLSSRPQEVQAAGLSRERQAYLATHVRKYLRAKNKDTTCPLSEE